The genomic segment AGGAGCGCAGGGCTGTAGCGTCGAGCCATGCCCGGCTGCCGTTCGCGCGATAGCCGGTGCAAAAGCAGTCGAGCATGGCCCGACGCTACAAAAGCAGCAGGGCAGTAGCCTGGGTCAAGAGGGCTCCGCCGCCCACCGACTACACTGCGCGGCCTCTTCCCCCACGAAGAATTCCAATGCGCAACAACCCGATGGCCCGGGGCATCGCCAATGGCGTTGCCGCTGGCGCGCTATGGGGCGTGGTCTTCCTCGCCCCCGCCGTGCTGCAGTCGTTCAATGCCCTGCAACTGTCCGCCGGTCGCTACCTGGTCTATGGCCTGATCGCCGTAGCCCTGCTGCTGCCACGCTGGAAGCGGCTGGCGCCACAGTTGGGGCGCGCCGAATGGTTGGGCCTGCTGTGGCTCAGCCTGGCCGGCAACCTGGTCTACTTCCTGCTGCTGGCGACCGCCGTACAGTGGGCAGGCGGCGCGGCGGCCTCGCTCATCGTCGGCCTGATCCCGGTGGTGGTGACGCTGGTGGGCGTGCGCGAGAAAGGCGCGGTGCCGCTGAAGCAGCTGTTGCCGGCACTGGGCCTGTGCGTGCTCGGTGTAGCGCTGGTCGGTTGGGAAGCGCTGATGTCCGAACACCTGGCGACACCCTGGCGGCAGCGCCTGATCGGCCTGTTGTGCGCGTTCGGTGCGTTGTTCTCGTGGGCGCTGTACTCGATCGGCAACAGCCGCTGGCTGGCGCGGCGGCCCGATCTGTCCAGCCACGACTGGTCGCTGCTGACGGGCGTCACCACCGGTGGCCTGGCCCTGCTGCTGGTGCCGATGGCCTTCATCGGCCACACCGGCAGCCACACGCCGGCACAGTGGGGCGGCTTCTGGGCGATCAGCGCCGGCGTGGCGGTGGTTGCCTCGATCCTTGGCAACGCGTTCTGGAACCGCGCCAGCCGCCTGCTGCCATTGACCCTCACCGGCCAGATGATCGTGTTCGAGACGCTGTTCGCGCTGCTCTATGCCTTTGCCTGGCAACAGCGCTGGCCCTCACTGC from the Stenotrophomonas maltophilia genome contains:
- a CDS encoding DMT family transporter, whose product is MRNNPMARGIANGVAAGALWGVVFLAPAVLQSFNALQLSAGRYLVYGLIAVALLLPRWKRLAPQLGRAEWLGLLWLSLAGNLVYFLLLATAVQWAGGAAASLIVGLIPVVVTLVGVREKGAVPLKQLLPALGLCVLGVALVGWEALMSEHLATPWRQRLIGLLCAFGALFSWALYSIGNSRWLARRPDLSSHDWSLLTGVTTGGLALLLVPMAFIGHTGSHTPAQWGGFWAISAGVAVVASILGNAFWNRASRLLPLTLTGQMIVFETLFALLYAFAWQQRWPSLLEALAIVFLVAGVMLCAHAHRAPRAIAEHAG